The nucleotide window CCTTCGCGGAATACACCACGGTCGAGTCCCATCACGCCTTGAAGATCGACAGCCCGCTGTCGGATATCGAGCTTGCCGCCTTCCCCTGCGCCTTCTCGACCGCCGAAGGCATGATCCAGCGCGCGGATCTGGGCGCCGAACGCGTCCTGATCACGGGGGCCTCGGGCGGTGTCGGTTCGGCAGCGGTGCAGCTGGCCAAACGACGCGGCGCGCATGTCACCGCGCTCACCAGGCCGGCCAAGATGGAGGCGCTGCAGGCGCTTGGCGCTGATGTCACGCTGGACCGAACCGCACCCCTGCGTGAGGACGCCTTTGACGTGGTGCTGGACCTCGTCGGCGGGCCGCGCTGGCCCGCATTGCTGGACGCGCTGGTGCCGAAAGGCCGCTACGTGACCTCGGGCGCCATCGCCGGCCCGATCGTCGAGCTCGACCTGCGGACGCTATACCTGAAGGACCTGACGCTGCTCGGCAGCACCCGGCAGGACCCGCAGGTCTTCACCGACCTGGTGAGCTATATCGAGGCCGGCGAGATCCGCCCCGTCCTGGCCGAGCGTCACCCGCTTCGCGAGTTGCGCGCCGCACAGGAGGCCTTCCTCGATAAGTCCCACCTCGGCAAGATCGGGATCGAGATCTCCGGATGACGGCTGTCCCGGCCTGCCGCTTGCGAACTCGGGCCACACCCGTGTTCGTGGAGGGGCCTTGGGCGACGGCGCAGTTCTCTCCGACGGTGAGGGCAGCCACGGCACGTATGGCCGTCCGCCAGACCGGGGTAACCCGCGCTCTCGCGCCTCAAACGCGGCTCTCGTGACCCGCGCAGGGAGCGCTCTGGGCCTTTGTGTTATCCAGCGGACCTGTCTACGAATGACAGCCGTAGAGACAGGAAAGGCAACACCATGATCCCGACCGAGTTGGCCGCCTCGATGCGTGAATGGCGCCGCCACTTGCATCGACACCCGGAGTTCGGCTTCGAGGAACAGGAGACTGCCCGGTTCGTCGTCGAGCGTCTGC belongs to Roseovarius sp. THAF27 and includes:
- a CDS encoding alcohol dehydrogenase family protein, translating into MTLPAIMNAVLLTGHGGLDKLEWREDVPVPQPGAGEVLIRTGASSVNNTDVNTRTGWYSKSVRGDTNSAATEGYGGASDADGAWSGALSFPRIQGADCCGRIVAVGAGVEAARIGERVLVRPMHRPDGAEPDALVTFGSERDGAFAEYTTVESHHALKIDSPLSDIELAAFPCAFSTAEGMIQRADLGAERVLITGASGGVGSAAVQLAKRRGAHVTALTRPAKMEALQALGADVTLDRTAPLREDAFDVVLDLVGGPRWPALLDALVPKGRYVTSGAIAGPIVELDLRTLYLKDLTLLGSTRQDPQVFTDLVSYIEAGEIRPVLAERHPLRELRAAQEAFLDKSHLGKIGIEISG